One part of the Malus sylvestris chromosome 2, drMalSylv7.2, whole genome shotgun sequence genome encodes these proteins:
- the LOC126590311 gene encoding uncharacterized protein LOC126590311 isoform X1, whose amino-acid sequence MENQGSSICFHRFLGLRIASIRMKICCLREEIFNLEKLGFQEIVNPGSFILSSSPTMVPDPLGIKDVFNDLKNSAALHEHLLIIEHGFMIKLFKRIARERAGGGGLYSRCI is encoded by the exons atggaaaatcaGGGCTCTTCCATTTGCTTCCACAGATTTCTCGGGCTCCGGATCGCTAGCATCCGTATGAAG ATCTGTTGCCTTCGGGAAGAAATTTTTAACCTAGAAAAGCTTGGTTTTCAGGAAATCGTCAATCCT GGCAGCttcattctctcttcttctccaaCCATGGTTCCAGATCCACTGGGCATCAAG GATGTTTTTAATGATTTGAAGAACTCAGCTGCACTGCATGAACATCTGCTGATAAT TGAGCATGGGTTTATGATAAAGCTATTTAAAAGGATAGCTAGAGAGAgagcgggggggggggggttataTAGTAGGTGTATATAG
- the LOC126590311 gene encoding uncharacterized protein LOC126590311 isoform X4 — protein MENQGSSICFHRFLGLRIASIRMKICCLREEIFNLEKLGFQEIVNPGSFILSSSPTMVPDPLGIKQNHRHHPTNPLSGISITVHGGSFLWRFS, from the exons atggaaaatcaGGGCTCTTCCATTTGCTTCCACAGATTTCTCGGGCTCCGGATCGCTAGCATCCGTATGAAG ATCTGTTGCCTTCGGGAAGAAATTTTTAACCTAGAAAAGCTTGGTTTTCAGGAAATCGTCAATCCT GGCAGCttcattctctcttcttctccaaCCATGGTTCCAGATCCACTGGGCATCAAG CAAAATCACCGCCACCACCCAACAAACCCATTATCTGGAATTTCAATTACTGTGCATGGAGGGAG ttttcTGTGGAGGTTTAGTTGA
- the LOC126590311 gene encoding uncharacterized protein LOC126590311 isoform X3, whose translation MENQGSSICFHRFLGLRIASIRMKEIVNPGSFILSSSPTMVPDPLGIKDVFNDLKNSAALHEHLLIIEHGFMIKLFKRIARERAGGGGLYSRCI comes from the exons atggaaaatcaGGGCTCTTCCATTTGCTTCCACAGATTTCTCGGGCTCCGGATCGCTAGCATCCGTATGAAG GAAATCGTCAATCCT GGCAGCttcattctctcttcttctccaaCCATGGTTCCAGATCCACTGGGCATCAAG GATGTTTTTAATGATTTGAAGAACTCAGCTGCACTGCATGAACATCTGCTGATAAT TGAGCATGGGTTTATGATAAAGCTATTTAAAAGGATAGCTAGAGAGAgagcgggggggggggggttataTAGTAGGTGTATATAG
- the LOC126590311 gene encoding uncharacterized protein LOC126590311 isoform X2: MENQGSSICFHRFLGLRIASIRMKICCLREEIFNLEKLGFQEIVNPGSFILSSSPTMVPDPLGIKDVFNDLKNSAALHEHLLIMYDLLLMLSSSIKAN; the protein is encoded by the exons atggaaaatcaGGGCTCTTCCATTTGCTTCCACAGATTTCTCGGGCTCCGGATCGCTAGCATCCGTATGAAG ATCTGTTGCCTTCGGGAAGAAATTTTTAACCTAGAAAAGCTTGGTTTTCAGGAAATCGTCAATCCT GGCAGCttcattctctcttcttctccaaCCATGGTTCCAGATCCACTGGGCATCAAG GATGTTTTTAATGATTTGAAGAACTCAGCTGCACTGCATGAACATCTGCTGATAATGTATGACCTTCTTTTGATGCTTTCCAGTTCAATCAAAGCTAATTAG
- the LOC126590311 gene encoding uncharacterized protein LOC126590311 isoform X5 has protein sequence MENQGSSICFHRFLGLRIASIRMKEIVNPGSFILSSSPTMVPDPLGIKQNHRHHPTNPLSGISITVHGGSFLWRFS, from the exons atggaaaatcaGGGCTCTTCCATTTGCTTCCACAGATTTCTCGGGCTCCGGATCGCTAGCATCCGTATGAAG GAAATCGTCAATCCT GGCAGCttcattctctcttcttctccaaCCATGGTTCCAGATCCACTGGGCATCAAG CAAAATCACCGCCACCACCCAACAAACCCATTATCTGGAATTTCAATTACTGTGCATGGAGGGAG ttttcTGTGGAGGTTTAGTTGA